From a region of the Gossypium raimondii isolate GPD5lz chromosome 10, ASM2569854v1, whole genome shotgun sequence genome:
- the LOC105776310 gene encoding non-specific lipid-transfer protein: MASSMSLKLACVAVLCMVVGAPLAQGAVTCGQVTSSLAPCIGYLTGNGAGGVPPGCCGGIKSLNSAAQTTPDRQAACKCIKSAAAGISGINYGIASGLPGKCGVNIPYKISPSTDCNSVK, translated from the exons ATGGCTAGCTCAATGTCCCTTAAGCTTGCATGTGTGGCGGTGTTGTGCATGGTGGTGGGTGCACCCCTGGCTCAAGGGGCCGTAACCTGTGGTCAAGTCACAAGCTCCCTCGCACCCTGCATTGGTTACTTGACAGGGAATGGTGCTGGTGGCGTTCCCCCAGGTTGCTGCGGCGGCATAAAATCTCTCAACTCCGCCGCCCAAACAACACCAGACCGGCAAGCAGCTTGCAAATGCATCAAAAGTGCGGCCGCCGGCATTTCTGGCATCAACTATGGTATTGCAAGCGGACTCCCAGGCAAGTGCGGTGTCAACATCCCTTACAAGATCAGCCCTAGCACTGACTGCAACAG CGTCAAGTGA